The Chryseobacterium aureum genome contains a region encoding:
- a CDS encoding cell division protein FtsX has product MAKSVDEFNKKRLRSSNITVVISIALVLFLLGLMGLILINAQKYSDYIKEQLVVNAYFDENYDAKDSVKIAKLEKETFKKVQILAPVKKATYISRDMAAKEAKKSMGIDSDALFEENIFPSSIEVALKPEFVDPAKIDEAIKEIKSVPGIVDVKNDSTLMVDVYYNLNRILKWILGFSILFLVLAVVLINNSIRLKIFSKRFIIKTMQLVGAKRRFILKPFIVEAVILGAIGSVIGLLALGGVWYYFTSQIGSAFVQDNNQYFWLVLLVLGVGIFISVLSTVFATWRFLKSNVDDLYYS; this is encoded by the coding sequence ATGGCTAAATCTGTAGATGAATTTAATAAGAAAAGGCTTCGGTCCAGCAATATTACAGTAGTGATAAGTATTGCCTTAGTGTTATTTTTGTTAGGATTAATGGGGCTTATTCTGATTAATGCCCAGAAATATTCTGACTATATCAAAGAACAGTTGGTGGTAAACGCCTACTTTGATGAAAACTATGATGCTAAGGATTCTGTAAAAATTGCAAAACTGGAGAAAGAAACTTTTAAAAAGGTACAGATATTAGCTCCGGTAAAGAAGGCTACCTACATTTCCAGAGATATGGCAGCGAAAGAAGCAAAGAAAAGTATGGGAATTGACAGTGACGCCCTGTTTGAAGAAAATATTTTTCCTTCCTCTATTGAAGTTGCTTTAAAACCGGAATTCGTAGATCCTGCCAAAATTGATGAAGCCATCAAAGAGATCAAATCCGTTCCGGGGATTGTAGATGTTAAAAATGACAGTACCTTAATGGTAGATGTGTACTATAACCTGAATAGAATATTAAAGTGGATCCTGGGATTCTCCATTCTGTTCCTGGTATTGGCGGTGGTATTGATCAACAACTCTATCCGTCTGAAAATATTCTCGAAGAGATTTATTATTAAAACAATGCAGCTTGTAGGAGCGAAAAGAAGATTCATCCTTAAACCTTTCATTGTAGAAGCTGTTATTTTAGGAGCCATTGGTTCCGTAATAGGTCTTCTTGCATTAGGAGGAGTCTGGTATTACTTCACAAGTCAGATTGGTTCTGCTTTTGTACAGGATAATAACCAGTATTTCTGGTTAGTACTTCTGGTACTGGGAGTGGGAATCTTTATTTCTGTCTTAAGTACGGTTTTCGCTACATGGAGATTCTTAAAATCAAACGTTGACGATTTATATTACTCTTAA
- a CDS encoding DUF3098 domain-containing protein translates to MSKKINKISASDFGNEAEVPQENAFYFGQQNFKWMLIGLAFIVVGFLLMMGPDANTVDGKFDPNSWNDGIFSIRRIRIAPLFVVIGFVIEVYAILKRK, encoded by the coding sequence ATGAGCAAAAAAATAAACAAAATTTCCGCTTCAGACTTTGGAAATGAAGCTGAGGTACCTCAGGAAAATGCTTTCTATTTCGGACAGCAGAATTTCAAATGGATGCTGATAGGATTGGCTTTTATTGTAGTTGGATTTCTCCTGATGATGGGTCCGGATGCCAATACGGTAGACGGTAAATTTGATCCCAACTCATGGAATGACGGTATCTTTTCTATCAGAAGAATCAGAATAGCACCTCTGTTTGTTGTTATAGGATTTGTAATAGAAGTATACGCAATCTTAAAAAGAAAATAA
- a CDS encoding undecaprenyl-diphosphate phosphatase: MDLIKAIIIAIVEGLTEYLPISSTAHMGFTANLMGLEETEFLKMFQVSIQFGAILSVVVAYWKKFFDFNNIKFYFKLAFAVVPALVLGYLFDDKIEAVLGNQIAISSVLVLGGVVLLFADKWFKNPKIDDEKGITIKNAVTIGFWQCLAMMPGTSRSAASIIGGMAQGLTRKAAAEFSFFLAVPTMLAVTVYSVFVKTWGKETPNPQKGYEMIMASQDHIMIFVIGNVVAFIVALIAIKAFIGVLNKYGFKPWGWYRIFVGVALLIYFYFFK, encoded by the coding sequence ATGGATTTAATCAAAGCAATTATTATTGCCATTGTAGAAGGGTTAACAGAGTATCTTCCAATTTCTTCTACCGCACACATGGGATTTACCGCAAACCTTATGGGATTGGAAGAAACAGAGTTCTTAAAAATGTTTCAGGTATCTATTCAGTTTGGGGCTATTTTATCCGTTGTTGTAGCCTACTGGAAAAAGTTTTTTGACTTCAATAATATTAAATTCTATTTTAAACTGGCATTTGCTGTAGTACCTGCATTGGTTCTGGGATATTTATTCGATGATAAAATTGAAGCGGTACTTGGAAATCAGATTGCTATTTCTTCCGTATTGGTCTTAGGGGGTGTTGTTTTACTATTTGCTGATAAGTGGTTTAAAAACCCTAAAATTGATGATGAAAAAGGAATTACTATAAAAAATGCAGTGACCATAGGTTTCTGGCAATGTCTTGCGATGATGCCGGGAACAAGCCGTAGTGCAGCTTCTATTATTGGAGGGATGGCACAGGGGCTTACCAGAAAAGCGGCTGCAGAATTCTCTTTCTTCCTTGCTGTACCTACCATGCTGGCCGTAACGGTTTATTCCGTTTTTGTAAAAACATGGGGAAAAGAAACGCCCAATCCGCAGAAAGGATATGAAATGATCATGGCTTCACAGGATCACATTATGATCTTTGTAATCGGGAACGTTGTAGCATTTATTGTAGCCCTTATCGCTATCAAAGCCTTTATTGGGGTACTTAATAAGTATGGATTTAAGCCTTGGGGCTGGTACCGTATCTTTGTTGGAGTTGCTCTTTTGATCTATTTTTATTTCTTTAAATAA
- the truB gene encoding tRNA pseudouridine(55) synthase TruB, giving the protein MTAEELKSGYIFLLDKPLDWTSFQAVNKMKYKLKREFNLPKKFKIGHAGTLDPRATGLLIVCCGKFTKKIPEIQDAPKEYWTEIKIGIQTESYDTEKPEILPQDISDITEEQVKEVLEKFVGEIEQKPPVYSAIKIDGERAYNLARAGEEVEMKARKTTIHYIKDVKIDFPLVSFTVGCSKGTYIRSLAHDIGQELGVGAYLTQLRRTKIGDYAIENATDQFLNNEYRFESL; this is encoded by the coding sequence ATGACTGCTGAAGAACTGAAATCAGGATATATATTTTTATTGGATAAGCCTTTGGACTGGACTTCCTTCCAGGCTGTCAATAAAATGAAATACAAGCTAAAAAGGGAATTTAACCTTCCCAAAAAATTTAAAATTGGACACGCCGGGACTTTAGATCCAAGAGCTACAGGACTTTTGATTGTCTGCTGCGGGAAATTTACCAAGAAAATTCCTGAAATCCAGGATGCTCCCAAGGAGTACTGGACAGAGATTAAAATTGGGATACAGACAGAATCTTATGATACTGAAAAACCAGAAATTCTTCCACAGGATATTTCCGATATTACTGAAGAACAGGTAAAAGAGGTTCTGGAAAAATTTGTGGGCGAAATTGAGCAGAAACCACCCGTTTATTCAGCCATTAAAATTGATGGAGAAAGAGCTTACAACCTTGCCAGGGCAGGAGAAGAAGTAGAAATGAAGGCCAGAAAAACAACGATCCATTATATCAAAGATGTTAAGATTGATTTTCCTTTGGTGAGTTTTACAGTAGGCTGTTCAAAAGGAACTTACATCAGAAGCCTTGCTCATGATATCGGGCAGGAATTAGGAGTGGGAGCTTATCTGACGCAATTAAGACGTACGAAAATTGGAGATTATGCTATTGAAAATGCTACAGACCAATTTCTGAATAACGAGTACAGATTTGAAAGCCTATGA
- the rluF gene encoding 23S rRNA pseudouridine(2604) synthase RluF produces the protein MEKTRINKYLSEAGYCSRRAADKLLEEGRIKINGKIPELGTKVSDEDLVEVDGKPIREPQEKPVYIAFNKPVGIVCTTDTKREKNNIVDYINHPKRIFPIGRLDKPSEGLILLTSDGDIVNKILRARNNHEKEYLVRVDKPITPRFLEKMRNGVPILDTVTKKCEVEKIDDMNFRIILTQGLNRQIRRMCEYLGYEVKKLKRIRIMNIKLDLPIGKWRDLTDDEMNMLKTLLTDSSKTID, from the coding sequence ATGGAAAAAACGCGTATCAATAAATATTTATCAGAAGCTGGATACTGTTCCAGAAGAGCAGCAGATAAGCTTTTGGAAGAAGGAAGAATAAAAATAAACGGAAAAATTCCTGAACTGGGAACCAAAGTTTCTGATGAAGACCTGGTAGAAGTAGACGGTAAACCAATACGAGAACCTCAGGAAAAACCAGTATATATTGCTTTCAATAAGCCGGTAGGAATTGTATGTACTACAGATACAAAACGCGAAAAAAATAATATTGTAGATTATATCAATCATCCGAAAAGAATTTTCCCAATCGGTAGACTCGATAAGCCGAGTGAGGGGCTTATACTTCTTACAAGTGATGGTGATATCGTTAATAAAATTCTGAGAGCCCGTAATAATCACGAAAAAGAATACCTGGTTCGTGTAGATAAACCTATCACCCCTAGGTTTCTGGAAAAAATGAGAAATGGGGTTCCCATTTTGGATACTGTAACCAAAAAATGTGAGGTGGAGAAGATTGATGATATGAATTTCAGAATTATTCTTACCCAGGGACTTAACAGACAGATCAGAAGAATGTGCGAATATCTTGGATATGAGGTGAAAAAACTGAAGCGAATCCGTATCATGAATATCAAACTTGATCTCCCTATCGGTAAATGGAGAGACCTGACCGATGATGAAATGAATATGCTGAAGACTTTGCTTACTGATTCAAGCAAAACAATAGATTAA